In Amaranthus tricolor cultivar Red isolate AtriRed21 chromosome 3, ASM2621246v1, whole genome shotgun sequence, a single window of DNA contains:
- the LOC130808908 gene encoding probable rhamnogalacturonate lyase B isoform X3, producing MGVCYGGVNNILETPNKESNRGYWDVVWGTTNYYGTDWLLGSTFNVIVENEDQVEVSFSYKWDSTTWNTSNVWRIPANVDRRYIMLRGSSGFYTYMILEREEGVMPEANIFQIRTVYKLDQERFQYMAISDDRQRIMPSPKDRETGLPLAFKEAVLLTDPTNPNLRGEVDDKYQYSCDDKDNKVHGWISFDPQIGFWIITPSNEFRSAGPVKQDLTSHVGPTALAMFHSAHYAGYDVTMSFQEGEPWKKVFGPYYVYLNSASDYTDFHELWEDAKHQMKQETRSWPYEFPLSNDFPKSVERGFVYGRLQVHDRYRWKVVKSASHAWIGLAAPGVAGSWQTETKVYQFWTRADRNGGFMIKGIHEGVYNLFAWVPGFIGDYVYEEEITIAQGSVLKLGNLVYEPPRNGPTLWQIGYPDRTALEFYIPEPNSLFVNKLYTDSNVNRFRQYGLWERYAELYPDEDLIYTVGESDFHTDWFFAQVTRKEENNTYKPTTWQIVFTLEEVINSSNYTLRIALASATRAELQVRFNEPELSIPHFTTTVIGTDNAIARHGIHGIYRLYNVDVPSEWLCVGNNTLYLKQSRHDSPFFGVMYDYIRLEGPPRTI from the exons ATGGGTGTTTGCTACGGTGGAGTAAATAATATACTCGAAACTCCTAACAAAGAATCGAATAGAGG GTATTGGGACGTAGTTTGGGGAACTACAAATTACTACGGTACTGACTg GTTGTTAGGATCAACTTTTAACGTGATAGTAGAAAATGAGGATCAAGTGGAGGTTTCGTTTTCGTATAAATGGGATTCAACTACATGGAATACATCAAATGTCTGGAGAATTCCGGCAAATGTTGACAGAcg GTATATAATGCTTCGAGGATCATCTGGGTTCTATACGTATATGATATTAGAGCGTGAGGAGGGAGTGATGCCTGAAGCGAATATCTTCCAAATCAGGACGGTTTATAAGCTAGATCAAGAGCG GTTCCAATATATGGCTATTTCAGATGACAGGCAAAGGATCATGCCTTCACCAAAGGATCGTGAGACGGGACTTCCCCTTGCCTTCAAAGAAGCTGTTCTGTTGACTGATCCTACAAATCCTAATTTGAGAGGCGAG GTAGATGACAAGTACCAGTACTCATGCGACGATAAAGATAACAAGGTGCATGGATGGATATCGTTTGATCCACAAATCGGGTTTTGGATTATTACTCCAAGCAATGAGTTTCGTTCTGCAGGACCCGTCAAGCAAGATCTCACTTCCCATGTTGGCCCAACTGCATTAGCT ATGTTTCACAGTGCACACTATGCTGGTTATGATGTAACTATGTCATTTCAAGAAGGGGAACCATGGAAGAAGGTGTTTGGGCCCTATTATGTTTATCTTAATTCAGCTTCTGATTATACCGATTTTCATGAACTTTGGGAAGATGCAAAGCACCAG ATGAAACAAGAAACCCGAAGCTGGCCTTACGAATTCCCATTATCGAATGACTTCCCTAAGTCTGTTGAACGCGGTTTTGTTTATGGTCGCTTGCAAGTCCACGATAG GTATAGATGGAAGGTTGTAAAGTCTGCAAGTCATGCGTGGATTGGGCTCGCAGCACCAGGTGTAGCAGGGTCTTGGCAAACTGAAACCAAA GTTTATCAATTTTGGACTCGAGCAGATCGTAATGGAGGTTTCATGATCAAAGGGATTCATGAAGGTGTTTACAACTTATTTGCTTGGGTTCCGGGTTTCATTGGAGATTATGTTTACGAAGAAGAAATCACTATTGCTCAAG GCTCTGTACTCAAACTGGGTAATCTTGTCTACGAGCCACCGAGAAATGGACCAACATTATGGCAAATTGGGTATCCAGACCGTACTGCATTAGAGTTCTACATTCCGGAACCAAATAGCTTATTCGTAAACAAACTTTACACCGATAGTAACGTTAACCG ATTCAGGCAATACGGCCTTTGGGAACGTTATGCTGAGTTGTATCCTGACGAAGATCTGATTTACACTGTTGGCGAAAGCGATTTTCATACCGACTGGTTTTTTGCCCAAGTTACCAG GAAGGAGGAGAATAATACCTATAAGCCGACAACATGGCAGATCGTGTTTACCCTTGAAGAAGTGATCAACTCTTCAAACTACACTCTGAGAATAGCCTTGGCTTCTGCCACTAGGGCTGAATTGCAA GTACGATTCAATGAACCGGAACTAAGCATACCTCACTTCACCACAACAGTAATTGGTACGGATAATGCAATTGCAAGGCATGGTATTCATGGGATATATAGATTGTATAATGTGGATGTTCCAAGTGAATGGCTTTGTGTAGGGAACAATACCTTGTATCTCAAGCAATCAAGACATGATTCCCCTTTCTTTGGAGTTATGTATGACTATATTCGGCTTGAAGGCCCCCCTCGAACAATCTAA
- the LOC130808908 gene encoding probable rhamnogalacturonate lyase B isoform X2 produces the protein MNVGWIRHGNLSLKLLLVMGIVLFFVCNCSAKSHHKRVNDDYDSLPGVTMNVTDAEVVIDNGIVQITIANPEGHLMGVCYGGVNNILETPNKESNRGYWDVVWGTTNYYGTDWLLGSTFNVIVENEDQVEVSFSYKWDSTTWNTSNVWRIPANVDRRYIMLRGSSGFYTYMILEREEGVMPEANIFQIRTVYKLDQERFQYMAISDDRQRIMPSPKDRETGLPLAFKEAVLLTDPTNPNLRGEVDDKYQYSCDDKDNKVHGWISFDPQIGFWIITPSNEFRSAGPVKQDLTSHVGPTALAMFHSAHYAGYDVTMSFQEGEPWKKVFGPYYVYLNSASDYTDFHELWEDAKHQMKQETRSWPYEFPLSNDFPKSVERGFVYGRLQVHDRYRWKVVKSASHAWIGLAAPGVAGSWQTETKVYQFWTRADRNGGFMIKGIHEGVYNLFAWVPGFIGDYVYEEEITIAQGSVLKLGNLVYEPPRNGPTLWQIGYPDRTALEFYIPEPNSLFVNKLYTDSNVNRFRQYGLWERYAELYPDEDLIYTVGESDFHTDWFFAQVTRKEENNTYKPTTWQIVFTLEEVINSSNYTLRIALASATRAELQVRFNEPELSIPHFTTTVIGTDNAIARHGIHGIYRLYNVDVPSEWLCVGNNTLYLKQSRHDSPFFGVMYDYIRLEGPPRTI, from the exons ATGAATGTTGGTTGGATAAGACATGGAAATTTGAGTTTAAAGCTCTTATTAGTGATGGGAATTGTGCTTTTTTTTGTCTGTAATTGTTCAGCCAAATCCCA TCATAAACGAGTGAACGACGACTATGATTCATTGCCTGGGGTCACTATGAACGTTACCGATGCTGAG GTCGTGATAGACAATGGCATCGTGCAAATCACAATCGCAAATCCAGAAGGTCATTTGATGGGTGTTTGCTACGGTGGAGTAAATAATATACTCGAAACTCCTAACAAAGAATCGAATAGAGG GTATTGGGACGTAGTTTGGGGAACTACAAATTACTACGGTACTGACTg GTTGTTAGGATCAACTTTTAACGTGATAGTAGAAAATGAGGATCAAGTGGAGGTTTCGTTTTCGTATAAATGGGATTCAACTACATGGAATACATCAAATGTCTGGAGAATTCCGGCAAATGTTGACAGAcg GTATATAATGCTTCGAGGATCATCTGGGTTCTATACGTATATGATATTAGAGCGTGAGGAGGGAGTGATGCCTGAAGCGAATATCTTCCAAATCAGGACGGTTTATAAGCTAGATCAAGAGCG GTTCCAATATATGGCTATTTCAGATGACAGGCAAAGGATCATGCCTTCACCAAAGGATCGTGAGACGGGACTTCCCCTTGCCTTCAAAGAAGCTGTTCTGTTGACTGATCCTACAAATCCTAATTTGAGAGGCGAG GTAGATGACAAGTACCAGTACTCATGCGACGATAAAGATAACAAGGTGCATGGATGGATATCGTTTGATCCACAAATCGGGTTTTGGATTATTACTCCAAGCAATGAGTTTCGTTCTGCAGGACCCGTCAAGCAAGATCTCACTTCCCATGTTGGCCCAACTGCATTAGCT ATGTTTCACAGTGCACACTATGCTGGTTATGATGTAACTATGTCATTTCAAGAAGGGGAACCATGGAAGAAGGTGTTTGGGCCCTATTATGTTTATCTTAATTCAGCTTCTGATTATACCGATTTTCATGAACTTTGGGAAGATGCAAAGCACCAG ATGAAACAAGAAACCCGAAGCTGGCCTTACGAATTCCCATTATCGAATGACTTCCCTAAGTCTGTTGAACGCGGTTTTGTTTATGGTCGCTTGCAAGTCCACGATAG GTATAGATGGAAGGTTGTAAAGTCTGCAAGTCATGCGTGGATTGGGCTCGCAGCACCAGGTGTAGCAGGGTCTTGGCAAACTGAAACCAAA GTTTATCAATTTTGGACTCGAGCAGATCGTAATGGAGGTTTCATGATCAAAGGGATTCATGAAGGTGTTTACAACTTATTTGCTTGGGTTCCGGGTTTCATTGGAGATTATGTTTACGAAGAAGAAATCACTATTGCTCAAG GCTCTGTACTCAAACTGGGTAATCTTGTCTACGAGCCACCGAGAAATGGACCAACATTATGGCAAATTGGGTATCCAGACCGTACTGCATTAGAGTTCTACATTCCGGAACCAAATAGCTTATTCGTAAACAAACTTTACACCGATAGTAACGTTAACCG ATTCAGGCAATACGGCCTTTGGGAACGTTATGCTGAGTTGTATCCTGACGAAGATCTGATTTACACTGTTGGCGAAAGCGATTTTCATACCGACTGGTTTTTTGCCCAAGTTACCAG GAAGGAGGAGAATAATACCTATAAGCCGACAACATGGCAGATCGTGTTTACCCTTGAAGAAGTGATCAACTCTTCAAACTACACTCTGAGAATAGCCTTGGCTTCTGCCACTAGGGCTGAATTGCAA GTACGATTCAATGAACCGGAACTAAGCATACCTCACTTCACCACAACAGTAATTGGTACGGATAATGCAATTGCAAGGCATGGTATTCATGGGATATATAGATTGTATAATGTGGATGTTCCAAGTGAATGGCTTTGTGTAGGGAACAATACCTTGTATCTCAAGCAATCAAGACATGATTCCCCTTTCTTTGGAGTTATGTATGACTATATTCGGCTTGAAGGCCCCCCTCGAACAATCTAA
- the LOC130808567 gene encoding probable rhamnogalacturonate lyase B, which yields MENRNITKWKDIMKIIFFIQLMFAGDCSGRNPMGGGSIPNMPPDSGTDSAAPVLVNVTANQIVLDNGIIQVTFSIPEGFIIGIRFGGIDNVLDVTNRLSDRGYWDIASVSNPDNDDTNEIGLGGRSYKIISQTPDQAEISFFCQRTSSLPLQVEIRYVLLRGRSGFYSYAIFERAEGLPPLDVDQIRTVFKLQTTLFTYMAISDKIQRIMPTLRDRETGQRLAYKEAVRITKPTNSKIKGQVDDKYQYSCEDKDNKLHGWISFKPAVGIWLITPSDEFRMGGPLKQDLTSHVGPTMISMFHSTHYGGNDLIMRFKNGEPWKKVFGPYLVHLNSAHGKADPVVLWQQAKEQMQTEVKNWPYEFPLSPDFPKANQRGSVVGRLFVNNGSKVPTPANFGWVGLAAPGEPGSWQYEMKGYQFWIQTDSEGRFLIPNVRVGIYNFFAWVPGFIGDYKSAAAVNIVAGKQINIGDQVFIPPRSGPTLWEIGFPDRSAAEYFVPDPTPHFTNPVFVNDAENKYRQYGLWDRYTDLYPRHDLVYTVGVSDFRKHWFFAHVLRRIGKTYQPTTWRIVFPLLTIAPNTTYTLQIALASATQSELQVRINNPDVQSKPLFTTLLIGRDNAIARHGIHGLYRLYTIGVPSSLLKRGHNTVFLTQSRNNEMFRGIMYDYVCLEGPPSSQIML from the exons ATGGAGAATCGAAATATCACAAAATGGAAGGATATaatgaaaatcatattttttatcCAGTTGATGTTTGCAGGAGATTGTAGTGGCAGAAATCC GATGGGAGGGGGAAGTATACCAAATATGCCGCCGGACTCTGGTACTGATAGTGCTGCTCCTGTACTGGTCAATGTTACTGCTAATcag ATTGTGTTGGACAATGGCATAATTCAAGTGACTTTCTCCATTCCAGAAGGTTTCATTATTGGAATACGATTCGGTGGCATAGACAATGTACTAGATGTCACTAATCGCCTATCTGATAGAGG GTACTGGGACATAGCATCAGTCAGTAATCCAGACAATGATGATACAAATGAAATTGG GCTTGGAGGGAGAAGTTATAAAATCATAAGCCAAACTCCAGATCAAGCAGAGATTTCATTTTTCTGTCAAAGAACTTCATCACTTCCGCTACAAGTTGAAATCAG ATATGTATTGCTGCGTGGACGGTCAGGATTCTACTCTTATGCCATTTTTGAACGTGCAGAAGGTTTGCCACCTTTGGATGTGGATCAGATCAGGACTGTTTTTAAGCTTCAAACTACATT GTTTACTTATATGGCAATTTCAGATAAAATACAAAGAATTATGCCAACCTTGCGTGATCGAGAGACTGGTCAGCGATTGGCCTATAAAGAAGCTGTTCGAATAACAAAACCCACTAATTCTAAGATTAAAGGACAG GTTGATGACAAGTACCAATATTCATGTGAAGATAAAGATAACAAGTTACATGGATGGATTTCCTTTAAACCTGCAGTAGGAATTTGGCTTATAACACCAAGTGATGAATTCCGAATGGGGGGACCTCTTAAACAAGACCTTACATCTCATGTTGGACCAACGATGATTTCT ATGTTTCACAGTACACATTATGGTGGTAATGACTTAATAATGAGATTCAAAAATGGAGAACCATGGAAAAAGGTTTTTGGACCATACTTGGTTCATTTGAATTCGGCTCATGGGAAAGCAGATCCTGTTGTATTATGGCAACAAGCGAAAGAACAGATGCAGACAGAAGTTAAGAACTGGCCTTATGAGTTCCCATTATCCCCAGATTTCCCTAAGGCTAATCAACGCGGATCAGTTGTGGGTAGATTGTTTGTCAATAATGG GTCAAAAGTACCAACACCCGCAAATTTTGGTTGGGTTGGCTTGGCTGCACCTGGTGAACCAGGTTCATGGCAATACGAAATGAAA GGCTATCAATTCTGGATTCAGACTGATAGTGAAGGAAGGTTTCTGATACCGAATGTTCGTGTTGGCATCTACAATTTCTTTGCATGGGTTCCAGGATTTATTGGAGACTACAAATCTGCTGCAGCTGTTAACATTGTAGCAG GGAAGCAAATAAACATTGGTGATCAAGTTTTTATACCTCCAAGAAGTGGGCCGACACTCTGGGAAATTGGATTCCCTGATCGCAGTGCAGCTGAATACTTTGTGCCTGACCCTACTCCACACTTCACCAACCCTGTGTTTGTCAACGATGCTGAAAACAA GTACAGACAATATGGTCTATGGGATCGTTACACTGATCTATACCCGAGACATGACCTTGTTTACACAGTTGGTGTCAGTGATTTTCGGAAGCATTGGTTTTTCGCTCATGTGCTTAG AAGGATAGGAAAAACTTATCAGCCCACAACATGGCGGATTGTTTTCCCTTTACTGACCATTGCACCAAATACTACGTACACTTTACAAATCGCGCTTGCATCTGCAACACAATCTGAACTACAA GTGAGAATTAACAATCCTGATGTGCAAAGTAAGCCTTTGTTCACAACATTGCTTATAGGTCGGGATAACGCAATCGCAAGACATGGGATTCATGGACTGTATCGCTTGTATACCATAGGTGTACCGTCTTCTTTGCTTAAACGTGGACATAATACAGTTTTCCTCACACAATCCAGAAATAATGAAATGTTTCGTGGTATCATGTATGATTATGTATGTTTAGAAGGGCCTCCATCTTCTCAGATAATGTTGTAA
- the LOC130808908 gene encoding probable rhamnogalacturonate lyase B isoform X1, producing MNVGWIRHGNLSLKLLLVMGIVLFFVCNCSAKSQYSHKRVNDDYDSLPGVTMNVTDAEVVIDNGIVQITIANPEGHLMGVCYGGVNNILETPNKESNRGYWDVVWGTTNYYGTDWLLGSTFNVIVENEDQVEVSFSYKWDSTTWNTSNVWRIPANVDRRYIMLRGSSGFYTYMILEREEGVMPEANIFQIRTVYKLDQERFQYMAISDDRQRIMPSPKDRETGLPLAFKEAVLLTDPTNPNLRGEVDDKYQYSCDDKDNKVHGWISFDPQIGFWIITPSNEFRSAGPVKQDLTSHVGPTALAMFHSAHYAGYDVTMSFQEGEPWKKVFGPYYVYLNSASDYTDFHELWEDAKHQMKQETRSWPYEFPLSNDFPKSVERGFVYGRLQVHDRYRWKVVKSASHAWIGLAAPGVAGSWQTETKVYQFWTRADRNGGFMIKGIHEGVYNLFAWVPGFIGDYVYEEEITIAQGSVLKLGNLVYEPPRNGPTLWQIGYPDRTALEFYIPEPNSLFVNKLYTDSNVNRFRQYGLWERYAELYPDEDLIYTVGESDFHTDWFFAQVTRKEENNTYKPTTWQIVFTLEEVINSSNYTLRIALASATRAELQVRFNEPELSIPHFTTTVIGTDNAIARHGIHGIYRLYNVDVPSEWLCVGNNTLYLKQSRHDSPFFGVMYDYIRLEGPPRTI from the exons ATGAATGTTGGTTGGATAAGACATGGAAATTTGAGTTTAAAGCTCTTATTAGTGATGGGAATTGTGCTTTTTTTTGTCTGTAATTGTTCAGCCAAATCCCA GTACAGTCATAAACGAGTGAACGACGACTATGATTCATTGCCTGGGGTCACTATGAACGTTACCGATGCTGAG GTCGTGATAGACAATGGCATCGTGCAAATCACAATCGCAAATCCAGAAGGTCATTTGATGGGTGTTTGCTACGGTGGAGTAAATAATATACTCGAAACTCCTAACAAAGAATCGAATAGAGG GTATTGGGACGTAGTTTGGGGAACTACAAATTACTACGGTACTGACTg GTTGTTAGGATCAACTTTTAACGTGATAGTAGAAAATGAGGATCAAGTGGAGGTTTCGTTTTCGTATAAATGGGATTCAACTACATGGAATACATCAAATGTCTGGAGAATTCCGGCAAATGTTGACAGAcg GTATATAATGCTTCGAGGATCATCTGGGTTCTATACGTATATGATATTAGAGCGTGAGGAGGGAGTGATGCCTGAAGCGAATATCTTCCAAATCAGGACGGTTTATAAGCTAGATCAAGAGCG GTTCCAATATATGGCTATTTCAGATGACAGGCAAAGGATCATGCCTTCACCAAAGGATCGTGAGACGGGACTTCCCCTTGCCTTCAAAGAAGCTGTTCTGTTGACTGATCCTACAAATCCTAATTTGAGAGGCGAG GTAGATGACAAGTACCAGTACTCATGCGACGATAAAGATAACAAGGTGCATGGATGGATATCGTTTGATCCACAAATCGGGTTTTGGATTATTACTCCAAGCAATGAGTTTCGTTCTGCAGGACCCGTCAAGCAAGATCTCACTTCCCATGTTGGCCCAACTGCATTAGCT ATGTTTCACAGTGCACACTATGCTGGTTATGATGTAACTATGTCATTTCAAGAAGGGGAACCATGGAAGAAGGTGTTTGGGCCCTATTATGTTTATCTTAATTCAGCTTCTGATTATACCGATTTTCATGAACTTTGGGAAGATGCAAAGCACCAG ATGAAACAAGAAACCCGAAGCTGGCCTTACGAATTCCCATTATCGAATGACTTCCCTAAGTCTGTTGAACGCGGTTTTGTTTATGGTCGCTTGCAAGTCCACGATAG GTATAGATGGAAGGTTGTAAAGTCTGCAAGTCATGCGTGGATTGGGCTCGCAGCACCAGGTGTAGCAGGGTCTTGGCAAACTGAAACCAAA GTTTATCAATTTTGGACTCGAGCAGATCGTAATGGAGGTTTCATGATCAAAGGGATTCATGAAGGTGTTTACAACTTATTTGCTTGGGTTCCGGGTTTCATTGGAGATTATGTTTACGAAGAAGAAATCACTATTGCTCAAG GCTCTGTACTCAAACTGGGTAATCTTGTCTACGAGCCACCGAGAAATGGACCAACATTATGGCAAATTGGGTATCCAGACCGTACTGCATTAGAGTTCTACATTCCGGAACCAAATAGCTTATTCGTAAACAAACTTTACACCGATAGTAACGTTAACCG ATTCAGGCAATACGGCCTTTGGGAACGTTATGCTGAGTTGTATCCTGACGAAGATCTGATTTACACTGTTGGCGAAAGCGATTTTCATACCGACTGGTTTTTTGCCCAAGTTACCAG GAAGGAGGAGAATAATACCTATAAGCCGACAACATGGCAGATCGTGTTTACCCTTGAAGAAGTGATCAACTCTTCAAACTACACTCTGAGAATAGCCTTGGCTTCTGCCACTAGGGCTGAATTGCAA GTACGATTCAATGAACCGGAACTAAGCATACCTCACTTCACCACAACAGTAATTGGTACGGATAATGCAATTGCAAGGCATGGTATTCATGGGATATATAGATTGTATAATGTGGATGTTCCAAGTGAATGGCTTTGTGTAGGGAACAATACCTTGTATCTCAAGCAATCAAGACATGATTCCCCTTTCTTTGGAGTTATGTATGACTATATTCGGCTTGAAGGCCCCCCTCGAACAATCTAA